One Sphaerisporangium krabiense DNA segment encodes these proteins:
- a CDS encoding alpha/beta fold hydrolase, whose protein sequence is MRKVTIWSEEFGAETDAPILLIMGSMSQGVLWPDELVGRLTAGGRRVVRYDHRDTGMSGTVDFAAEPYTWDDIKDDVYRVMDAHGLASAHLVGHSAGGLLGQFAAVERPERVRSLTVIASSPLGGGEGEVLVRALTGQPQPEGALPEPAPEFVAYYRGLMAAPPPPDRRALIDGMIAEQRVLHGTGLPFDEDAARRLQERIHDRARDLAAAGNHRLAAMAKPGFEPVDALHRVKAPTLVIEGDHEPVKPGHGAVIAERIPGARLMIVPGMGHTLPPEVHEELAAAILAHTAE, encoded by the coding sequence ATGCGAAAGGTCACCATCTGGAGTGAAGAGTTCGGCGCCGAGACCGACGCGCCGATCCTGTTGATCATGGGTTCGATGTCGCAGGGCGTCCTGTGGCCGGACGAGCTCGTCGGACGCCTGACCGCCGGGGGCCGCCGGGTGGTCCGGTACGACCACCGTGACACCGGCATGTCGGGCACGGTCGACTTCGCGGCAGAGCCGTACACCTGGGACGACATCAAGGACGACGTCTACCGGGTGATGGACGCCCACGGACTGGCGAGCGCCCACCTGGTCGGCCACTCGGCGGGCGGCCTGCTCGGCCAGTTCGCCGCCGTGGAGCGGCCGGAGCGGGTGCGCTCCTTGACCGTCATCGCCTCCTCGCCGCTCGGCGGCGGCGAGGGCGAGGTGCTCGTGCGCGCCCTGACGGGGCAGCCGCAGCCGGAGGGCGCCCTGCCGGAGCCGGCGCCGGAGTTCGTGGCCTACTACCGCGGGCTGATGGCCGCTCCGCCGCCGCCGGACCGGCGGGCGCTGATCGACGGCATGATCGCCGAGCAGCGCGTGCTGCACGGCACCGGGCTGCCGTTCGACGAGGACGCGGCGCGGCGCCTGCAGGAACGGATCCACGACCGGGCCCGCGACCTGGCGGCGGCGGGCAACCACCGGCTGGCCGCCATGGCCAAGCCCGGCTTCGAGCCGGTGGACGCGCTGCACCGGGTGAAGGCGCCCACCCTGGTCATCGAGGGCGATCACGAGCCGGTCAAGCCGGGCCACGGCGCGGTCATCGCCGAGCGGATCCCGGGAGCGCGGCTGATGATCGTGCCGGGCATGGGGCACACGCTGCCCCCCGAGGTCCACGAGGAACTGGCCGCCGCCATCCTCGCGCACACGGCCGAGTGA